In Magnolia sinica isolate HGM2019 chromosome 16, MsV1, whole genome shotgun sequence, the genomic window tataagtagaataagcatccataaagttGAGCAATTCATGTCCTGACATGCTATCGACCAGTTGGTTGATCTGAGGGAGAGGAAAACTGTCCTTGGGGTAGGCCTTATTCAAGTCTATGTAGTCCACACAGACTCACCTCTTTCTGTTTGTCTTCTTTACCAGGACTACAGTGGTTATCCAATCTGGATAGTAAACCTCCTCGATGAATCCGGCTTTGAGGAGCTTGTCAATCTCTTCTCCTATGATTGCGTACCTCTCGGGACTGAGAGCACGTCATTTTTATTGGATCAGCCGGTGGGCAGGGTCAACGTTTAGTCGATGCATGATGACTTTGGAGTCGATGCTGGGCATGTCGTTATGAGACCATGCAAAGACATCCGCATATCATTAAAGTAGTGCCATGACGTTCTCACACAATGATGTAGTTAAGGACGACCCGATTTGAACTATCCTGGATGGGTTGGACTCGTCCAACGAGATAGGAATGAGGTCTTCCACAGGTCAACCTCTTCTCTCTGACTCTTCGCATGGAGCCAGGGAAGCAATGGTCATTGCCTCATGCGAGGTTTTTAGTGTCATCGCATAACATTGTCGCACATCATGTGATCACCTTTCATGGTCCCAACACCTTGTTCGGTTGGAAATTTCATGGCCAGGTGGTGAGTCGACACTATTGCTCATAGGAGGTTCAGAGATGGTCACCCTAGAATAGCGTTGTAGATAGAAGCTGGTCGACTATAAGGAAGTCGACCATTACGGTGGTCTGGTTCTGTCCATCTCCGGCTGAGAGGGGGAGCTGAACGGCTCCTTCTGGCATGACATGTTCGCCTGAAAAACCAAGCAATGAGTTTTGACAGGTCAAAGTAAGGACCGACCAACTCCCATCTTGTCAAAGGCTTGGGCAAAAAGTACATCTGCTGATGATCCAGTGTCGACAAGGATTTGAAATACTTTTCGGTTGGCTATGGTTAGAGAAATTACCAGCCCATCATCATGGGGTGGTGGATACCTCGAGCGTCTTCTTCGATGAAAGCTATGTTGTATTTTTCCACATTTTACTCTTTCGAAGGTCGGCCTAGGAGCAGAGCTTCCTCCTCAGGGAGACTAATGCTTCTTGCATGCACCTTTCGAACATTGTTCGAGTCACCTCCACTTCCGCGGCCTCCAAAGATGGTGCGGATTTCTCTAGTTGGTTGATCGTTGATTAGCTGTGATCTGATCTCGTTTATTGCTAACGTATTCTCCAAGGTAGACATCATGAATGAGCGATTCGATTTCCTGCTTGAGGTCAAACCAATCACTCGTATTGTGACCATGATCCTGGTGGAAGAAGCAGTATTTGTTCTTGCTTCTCCTATTAGGATTGGATTTCAATTTGTTTGGCCAGTGGAGAATACGTTTGTCCTTGATTTCCATCAGGACCTGCTTCGGCATCTTGTTAAGAGGAGTGTAAGTTTTGAACTTATTGTCAGGCCGTTTGTTCAGCCTACGGTCGTCTCAAGATCGATCATCTTTCCTCTTCTTAAATGTGTTGGTTGAGCTGGGCTCGGCCTTCGCCTGCTCTTTGGCTAGACGATTCTTGCTTTGGGTAGCGTCTTGTAAGATCCGAGACTCTTCAGTATTGACATATTTTTGCGATCGATTCAGAAACTCGGCCATCGTGGCAGGGGGTTCTTGTCTAGGGAAAAGAGGAATGGCTTATTCCTCAGCCCGCTCATGATAACATTTAGGGCAACCTCGTCTGAATACTTCCGAACTTGTAGTGCTTCTAGATTGAAGCACTTGATGTTGTCTTTCAGAAGTTCGCCCTCTTTTTGAACCACATGTAGAAGATGGGCAGGTGCTTTGAGCCTGTTTTTCCCTCCGATGAAATTCTTGACAAAGGCTTAGCTAAGCTAagagaatgaactgatggactttaaCTTCAGTTGCTTAAACCATAGCCAGGCAGTGTCGGACAAGGTTAAAGAGAAAGCTCGGCACACGACTGCATCtgaggcatcatggagttccatatatATCCGAAAGGATTCCATGTGTTTCGATGGGTCAATGTTTCCCAAGAAGGGGGGGATTTGAGGTAAGCAAAACCTGTCCGGCGGTCATTCCTGCAGGATGTCAGCAGTGAATGGGGACTCAGTTTCCTCCACTGTAGTCATTGTCGCATTGGCTCGGTATGTTTGCTACATGTTGCTGATTTGATCTCATAAACTTTTCAGCTCGGCTTTCCACGGTTCTCCACTCTCAGCAGTAGCTTCGACTGGGACTTTGCCATGCCTCTTCCGATCTAACTCATGTTGTAGGTCAAAGGTGGGCAAGGGGAGGGTCTCAGAAAGTGAGATGGGACAGGCCTGGCCGAGCTATGTTGTTGGCTCGGCTGGGGGGCAGTATGCATGCAGGAAGGTCGGGGAGGACTATGGCATGGTTGCCTGTCCTCTTTGTCAGCTCTCGATGCATGTTGGGGCGACATCCACTCTAACATCTATTTTACATAGCCCAAGTCTGCCCTCATATCTCCAAATTCTCTTTCAAGATTAATTAGTCAACCGTTCCTGGCATGAGTCCACTGGTCACGTCTACCCGAACCAGAAGTAACCTGATGTTGTGAGGAAGAGCCCTGATGGCTCTCCTGTTGTTCTGTTTTTCTTGGATGCTTTGTAGATTACGAGGCTCAATCCGACGCAAGTATGGTTGTGATCGGAATCACCACTGTAGAGGATTGAACCTTCTTCTTTCCCCTAGCCATTGTAGAATTTAGGATGATTGCCGATAAAGGTGGAACGGCTTATAACGTTGTTCccatagacggcgccaaactgttgatgtagttTTCCAGTAGACCGCCCCTGGTGGACCCTTATGGACCTGCACACGTCAAGAAAagagataaaggagaccctggctagtgtaggggaccctccgatgcttaattTAGGACTCTGGGTCTTTTAAAGGGGATGATCTCTTAGAAAAGAGTCACCACTCGAGTATTAGGATGAGTATGCGTACCTTTCAAAGGTTTGGAATACCTTTATTTATAAGGATAGGATGTAGGCATCATGAGGATCTTTCTGATAATTTGAAAGGGGATCTGCTTGGATCCAGGATgtataaaaagagaatatctcaatCTCTTAATCCTGAAGATCTTGGAAGAGATATTCGGATCATTAGAGACACTTTCGGACTAAGTCCGTGTATGGATTATAATAGGCAATCTGCTATTGTCAAGCTAATGCCAACCTATTGTACCGATCCAGGGTCATGTTGTGGCCGATTTATTACCGACCTATGGGTTTGGTCGGTAATTGGCCGTATGAGTGACTTTATTATTACACTCTTTTTTATAGTCCTTACAGCTGCATCGACCTCCTTAAAGGTTAGCCTATGGTCGGATGTAGAGGCCCTTATTGGCTTGGATTTCGAGGGCCCATGCTGTTttatagagttggtccattccataagtggACCTATTTGACTTGAACTATTTTTATACCCAACAGTCCGAAAACTATACCAGACTcaaatttcaagtagaccacaccacaggaaacaactgttattgaccattaaaaatcttttatAGGCCAAATAAGTTCTAGATTAAGCTTATAGTTGTTTTTTCCTTTCGCATCCAGGTCTACATGAGCTTATCAATATGTTGGATGTTCAATAAACGTTGTGGTGGTCACTAGGAAGTTTTTTAATGGCGAGCATTCAATGTCCATTATATCTggtggtgtggtcaactttaaattggtatatgcttcattttttggtaccccataataaaataatctttaaaattaGATGGATAAAGTGGATATATAgtgaacacatcaaggtgggccctatggtaaaGGTCTCACCCACATCACTAGTTCCACCATCATAGCCAAGTTGTGCTTGTACATGGTCTGCCTTGACCATGGGAATGTATTGTATACCCATATTGTTCATTCATATTTCCAAATCATTTTGGGCATgctccaaaaattaagcaaattcaaATATTAGATGGACCTAAGCACAGGAAATAATAgtgtttgaccattaaaaatttcttgtgggctacaaatattttggatcaagccgatgtttgtctttcccttcatctagtgtTGTGTGACCTAACCATAAGATTGgataacatggatatacaatgcatgcatcaaggtgggccacattattaTGGTCGCACTATATTGGCTGATGTTAGGGTCGCACCTACTCCACTCCACATCCTTAGGTGGTAtgttaggtgaggcccaccatggtgtttgtgaaaattctatagtgtccatccatttttctaaatcattttagggtatgatcatgaaaatgaggcaaatccaatgtttaagtgggctacattaggtaaatttattttattattgtaaCATTGTCTATCGGTGTGGATGGTTTTGTTCAACTGTACACGTAAGGATGGATCATATGATATTCCTAAACATTGCAAGAAGATTTGTGAAAATGAATGTTGTTGAGAATATAATAGTCTTTTACCAAACTTAACCACACTTTTTGGTCTGCTTTTCTTAGTCAAAGTTAAATAAGCAATTCTCTTATTCCCATCTTTTCGAAAGATAAGCACATTGCTCTAGATAATTTTAATGCCcatagatttttaaatttttgaatatcGACTAAAACATGTGCTGCTAATCTCTaaataacctttaaaaaaaaaaaaaaaaagagcctcgGTCATTAGGCTAAGCCACCGAGATGACACTGGAACGAAAGGATGAACTATCAAACAAGGTATCCCAACGAGTCAACGTAAATAGCACCTTGAAAGAGTCAAATACCAGGACCATGATCCCTAAAGGGTAACGCAAACTCGGTGGATCcctgatagtggggcccaccatgatgtatgtgcctaaCATCCATGCAGGCcctccattttgaaagctcattttagggcatatctcaaaaatgaagcagatccaaatttcatgtggaccatatAAGGGGAAATAGGGGTGATtaaacattaaaaacttattgtgggccacaaagttctagatcaagctgatattttataTGATCACTTCATcttggtctttgtgaccttatcaataggttggatgaaaaataaacatttcggtggccccaaggattttttaaatggtgggtattcaatcaccaatgtttactgtggtgtggtccacttgagatttggatctacttcatttttttatcatgcctcaaaatcatatcttaaaatggatggacgggatggatgtaaggtacatagatcacggtgggtcccatagtcTGTTATGCACTTACCTCGggggatccggggatccaccgaagctacGTCCCCTAAAGGAACTTAACATTGTATGGagtgatgagtggggcccacttatataTACCATATAATTTCGCTTCTTTAGGAATGTTGCAATAAGTAAAGGAGGCTGATTCGAGTTTTTTTCATTATTAAGTGAAGTTTCTCATTCTCTACGTGTATAACAAAGCATAGCCGTGTGATAGCAAGGTAGTCGGCCATGTCTAGTTCCATCATGCTCTTCACAGACGATAATCTGTCCATCATGATCAAAGACAGGCGTAAGGATGCAAAGGAACGGCCTAGAACACCGCCATCTCCCTTTTCGTTGGCCTATATTGGGAAGGAAGATGACGAAGCGACAACCTTGAATGTCGATGATCAACAAGATCTCAATGAGGAGTTCAACTTCCGGGCTGTCTTATTCAAGATGTTGGGTGACAGAAAGCATCGAAAAGAAGTGTGTATGGCTTCATTTTCAGCTCATTGCCGATCACGTCGAGTTCGATACTCCATTTAGGAAGCGGCACTTGACTTATGCAGACCACACTGCCTCAGGGAGGTGCTTGCACCACATAGAGAATTACATCATTGAGAACGTTCTTCCTTACTATGGCAATACTCACATAAGCGATAGCTTTATAGGCCATAAGACGACGAAGATGGTCCATGAAGTGACGAAGTACATTAAGAGATGCATGGGTGAAGGAGCTGAGGATGCTCTTCTGTTCTTTGGCTTGGGCACTACGACTGCTATCAAGAGGCTACAAGAGGTAATGGGCATTGCTATTTCATCCATCATGAGATTAAGGGTGGTGAAGAACCTTAGGCCtgaggagagatgggtggtttTTGTGGGTCCCTACTAGCACCATTCGAACCTTCTATCATGGCACCAAAGCTTGGCAGAGGTGGTGGAGATTGGCATTGATAGGGATGGGCTGATCGATTTGGACATGCTCCGACGGGAATTGGAATCTCCGAAATACTCCAATCACCCCATGTTGGGCTCCTTCTCAGCATGTAGCAATGTGACTGGCATCTACACCAGTACAAGAGCTCTCGTAAGATTATTACATGAACATGGTGCATTTGCGTGTTTTGACTTCACTGCAAGGTAAGAGAAATAAGTATACTTGATCTAGTAATGCAATCACTAGTAACCGTGCACTTCACACACAGATGTGCCTATGTTCTTCGTGTTAATATACATAGAGCAAGACCTCTTATTTTACAACATCAACCTTGATTAGGTTTTTCAATTCAAAAGTAGACAATAGAAATGAAAATTACTATTAGGATTAGTTTTATTTTACTAATTTGTGAATGGTTTTTCTGTGCACAACGGCCCGTACATGCAAATCGATCTCCGTTTGAGAGAACTAGAGGGTTATGATGTTGTTTTCCTCAGTCCCCACAAGTTTGTTGGAGGCCCAGGAACCCCGGGGATCTTGCTGATGAGCAAGACCCTCTATTACTTGAGATCTTCACCTCCTTCTACTTGTGGCGGTGGGACGGTCGCCTTCGTCAACGGTTTCAATGAAAAGGTCTAATGAGACTTTAATCGCTTGCTAATTTTCTAATGATACAGATATTCAATTATACTGCATTTCCAAACGAGTCAATGTCATGACCATTTGAACTCAATTGAATGGAGGTGATTTTGATTCCACTAAGAGATAGTGCCAATCCACCCAATAAAATGGCAGTGATCCCGATTTCCAACTAATATTGATAATCAATATGGAGAATTTACACTAGATGATGCAACTCTTATATGAAATTTTAGTCAATAACATGGAGTTTTACAGGATACCCTTTACTATGACAATGTAGAAGAGTGGGAGGATGCTGGAACATCGAAAATTGTGCAAAAGATCCGACTAGTATTGGCATTCTGGGTGAAGGACTACATGGGCTACCATCTCATTGATACTCAAGAAATGATGTGGAATGACAAGGGTCTCCAAAAGCTCTTGCTGAACGCAAACATACATGTGCTCGGGAACACTTCAGTAAAGCGTCAGCCCATCCTCTCCTTCCTCATCAACACCACATCATTGGACCAGGTTGCTGATTTGGGAGACAAAGGGGTGTACATGTTGAGAGAGCGAGCCACCAAGATGGACAAGGCTCTCCATGGACTCTTTATAACGAAGCTTCTCAACGATCTATTCGGAATCTAGGCGCATGGGGGTTGCACTTGTGCCAACCCATACGGCCATGTTCTCCTTAGTGTTGACATACAACAATCGTTAGCGTTCCACTCTGCGATTCAAAAGGTAAGATAAGTGCATTATTTGTAATATGAACTATTTTAAACCCACACTTATGGACATTATTTTCCAACAAACACAAATACATATATTTTCAtgcgtacatgtgtgtgtggatgaatctacatttgagtacaatacagtGTAGACATGTAAGTATGATCGTGTTTTTCTAGTTCCTAAGCCCCATTAATCCTAACACATTATCTACAACCACAGGGATACAATGGATTTAAACCAAGATGGACAAGGATCCGCTTCTCCAATTACATGTCCCACACTGAATTTGAGTTCATCCTGGCTGCGATCGAGTTCCTAGCACTCTACGACCAACGTTTCCTTCCCCTCTACCACTTCAGCTGAAAGACAGGTGACTAGACTTTTCGAAGGAGTGCCCTCCAGAAGGTGGTCGGCGAGGAGAGGGCATTAGCACTAAATAACATGAAATTGGGTGGCATCTGCACTATTGGAAGCAATGATGGGGCTTACTGCTATCACCATGACTCCACGTCAATGCCTTTGAGCCAGAACCATGCTAGTAGTGGAGGCATGGAACGTAAGTATGCAATGTACCTTGAGGCCGCTCGCCATGTCGCAAGGTCCCTCCCTAAGTTCCTGCCATAATGTCGAATGTCGGAGGGGATTGATGTCGACCTTATTCTATTTAAAGTCTGATCGGTATCGCTAAGATGGATGTATATTAATTTCATTAGAAACATGTGCACATATGTGCATGCATGTCTATGGGTGGacctgtttggatggcatgttaTCACCATGATGACCTGCTCCTtggattattttaattattttgattGAAATTTAACAAACACCAAAGTTTGAATAATTGCTTTGATTCTTAAAACCTGAATGATATAAAGCCAAAATGCCAGCTATATATCCAATTCAATAAACATGGTAGTGTTTTGGTGCACAAGTTTAGTTTAGTGTGcatttagttgcaccaaatatcatttaAGTATCATgattatttcatgattaatcaatgTATTTTGGTCAAAAatctcatgatatttcatgaaatttggtgcaaccaaacacacccttttaAAGATGATAGTGAAATTACCTAGTATCGGTAAACTCGGAAGTAGCCCGAATAGCAGATTTCATTTGAGTCCAACTTGAGATGACATAATCTTAGTTTGGAACCTTTAATCTTAACATGGATGCTAGGGAGGGAAACTGCAATTTGTTTTTTTGACTTTAAGAGCCTATTAAATTGCAACATAGTACATTCAAACATATAATATATAGACAAAGATATGCCCCAAATTGCCCATTTCTGTTGATGATAATTCCACCACAAGTTGTTCCTCTTTGTTCTTGCTTTGGTATTTGCATCAATTTTGCAACAGCATTAAATGCTTCATGGTCAATGGGCTACATGCTTAGCTAAGGTTGCTGCTTATTGCACtgaatatcatgatattatcacaaGGTCTGGGCTGTAGATGTTATTCTAGACAagcaatagttttttttttaaaaaaataaaaaaataacaaaaactacCCTGATTAGATTTGATTGTCCTTGTATGTAGATAAATGTAgaacattgaaaaaaaatcaatgacTTGAACCTTTTTTTTTGTCCCTTCACTAAAGCATAAAACATACTCATATATTTTTAGCGGAATGATCCTATGGTGTTGACATTACTCATGTTGTGGAAGTGTCGATTTATGTGGGCTCCATCCTGATGTTTGGAAAAATAAAATCACTAAGTCCATCATGTACGCTCATCCCATGATCACCCAGAGCCCAAAAAACAAGacaattcaaaacttaggtgggcccgcTAGTGGTTACAACAtgcaatcatgcatcaaacctctAAATTAATTCACATTTTGTGGCTcttatgaattttgaaatgaCTTGATTTTTGTTCATAGTgtcttcatggtgggacctattgTATTGTGGATGACGGTGAGCCCCACAACTAATATGGAAGGCTCTAATGGGTGAGAATTCCTTCTAAAGAGTTCCTTGTAGTGTGGAAgtcctacctaagttttggattatcttgatttttgggctttAAGTGCACCTTATGGTCAAAGAGGATGTCACCTATACATTATTTGGATCACATTATGCTGGACACGGTGACACTGTGATTAAACCACTCTAAAAAAGGATATCAACCAAACAAGACAAACCCATGGAAATATTCGAAACCATTTTCATTGAGATATGTCCAAATGAAAAGTTGTGGTAAGATTTATCGTTAGGGAGAACCAACGAAGGGAATCGAACAAAATGGGTGAGTAGATGTTGTGGTAATGTCACGGATCCAGTATCTACGTGTTGAAGAATCAAACATCTATCCATAATACCTAAAAGGAAAAAATGTTATATGGTATATCAAGTGCATGTGTGATCATAGTTAGAAGGTGATGATGAGTGGGACACAATCTCAAAGTCATTGGAATGTgtcccaccttttgcatggagcAGATATGTTTTATAAATATGTTACATTGGCGAAAGAGATGGTTGTATGTATGAAAGTTCAAGTTAGCTTCTCAATgtgatcattttatgttattaaaAATGATATGTATCAAACTTCCAAGCTAAAATGGACCAAGTGGGTCTGATCAATCCCTTCCACAAAAATTAGTCAAGATTAGGTCTAGTTTTGATGTACAacgggttgcagacactttcatggcaaagatggaccaaagaaggtccgatcagaggcagaagtcatctgaaccgtcagaaccttaaaacaatcatatctcgcaaattgggatgagttttttgacatattatatatgattttagggtaggtgtaacatcccaaattttcacaacCAAAGTTTATACCCGTGCTcaagaaaaccgggtgttaataatgtataaattggatgctttaaaaatcacaccttattttaaaaaaaatttagatcacatccagatacattcatgagaataaaatcaattgtattgattatttcatcagagtaaaagaattcaataaataatcaattgtcctctcaataggagcttattacatttatcgagtttgcagcggaagtataaaagtaaatcataaaattatcttcttgTTCTTTCAGtaaaatcttccatagggagatggtcatttaggtcttcaatttgtacatcacctgcatcatttgtacggttggagagggtcaacaccttactcatagtgatggtcatcctttaagattaacaataattcaagagattcgtGAAAGCAATATTaaggttctgatacatctcgtacttCACTACTACAAAGAGTATCAGCATGCGTAAACAACCTACataagatgcatgcctagcaaagtgtgtacggctcatcatatgtagtgataaTCACATTATGGAGTATGATTCTCGACCCGCATCCAATAACTACTGATATTAGTcggcatggccaacgctaccatggatttacgtgaacacctcgaggtgGCACAACATTTGAGTCAGATGAAGCACGT contains:
- the LOC131228800 gene encoding uncharacterized protein LOC131228800, coding for MQIDLRLRELEGYDVVFLSPHKFVGGPGTPGILLMSKTLYYLRSSPPSTCGGGTVAFVNGFNEKDTLYYDNVEEWEDAGTSKIVQKIRLVLAFWVKDYMGYHLIDTQEMMWNDKGLQKLLLNANIHVLGNTSVKRQPILSFLINTTSLDQVADLGDKGVYMLRERATKMDKALHGLFITKLLNDLFGI